The Triticum aestivum cultivar Chinese Spring chromosome 5A, IWGSC CS RefSeq v2.1, whole genome shotgun sequence genomic sequence gcgactctgaCGATtcgtccgacgacgaggaggagatattgtgtaacgccctcgatgcggctatatctcccacgtgtcgaagcacgacttagaggcataaccgcattgaaagcaatatcgcaagtgaggtaatcttcacacaacccatgtaatacataaggaaaagagatacatagttggcttacaatcgccacttcacacaattacatgaataaagcattacatcatccaagtacaatcagggcccgactacggagctaaaataaaagaagaaccccaaatgcgacaaggtccccgatcgaccccaactaggctccactactgatcaactagaacgaaacaacaccaaggacaagatcttcatcgagctcctccttgaccttagttgcgtcaactgcacggactcatcggcacctgcaaactggtttttggaagtatctgtgagtcacggggactcagcaatctcgcaccctcgcgatcaagactatttaagcttatgggtaaggtaaaggtatgaggtggagctgcagcaagcgactagcctatatggtggctaacaaacgcaaatgagagcgagaagagaaggcaaatcacggtcaataaaagtatgatcaagaagtgatcctaaaacaacctacgtcaagcataactccaactccgtgttcacttcccggactccgccggaaagagaccatcacggttacacacgcggttgatgtatttttaattaaggtcaacttcaggttttctacaaccgaacattaacaaattttcatctgcccataaccgcggacatggctttcgaaagttcaaatccctgcagaggtgtcccaacttagcccatgacaagttctcacggtcaaccaaggatattccttctagcgggaagacccgatcagactcggaatcccggttacaagacatttcgacaaggtaaaaaacaaattcagcaacaccgcccgaatgtgccgacaaatcccgataggagctgcacatatctcgttctcagggcacactcagatgagcgctccgtacaactaaaaccaaacctcaagtttccccgacggggcgctgcacaggactctagttcggaccaacactcagaggagcactggaccNNNNNNNNNNNNNNNNNNNNNNNNNNNNNNNNNNNNNNNNNNNNNNNNNNNNNNNNNNNNNNNNNNNNNNNNNNNNNNNNNNNNNNNNNNNNNNNNNNNNNNNNNNNNNNNNNNNNNNNNNNNNNNNNNNNNNNNNNNNNNNNNNNNNNNNNNNNNNNNNNNNNNNNNNNNNNNNNNNNNNNNNNNNNNNNNNNNNNNNNNNNNNNNNNNNNNNNNNNNNNNNNNNNNNNNNNNNNNNNNNNNNNNNNNNNNNNNNNNNNaagatgacccttgagtctgcagaacccaagggaaggtggtaggttgttagtgcaaatggtaaaaccaaggttgggcattgctggagaagttttattcaaggtgaactgtcaaggggttcccattattacccaaccgcgtaaggaacgcaaaatccgggaacataacaccgatatgacggaaactagtgcggcaagagtggaacaaaacaccagcataaggccgagccttccaccctttaccaagtatatagatgcattaattaaataagagatattgtgatattccaacaaggaacaacatctccaagttccaacaaggaacaaacttcaaacttcacctgcaactaacaacgctataagaggggctgagcaaagtggtaacatagccaaacaacggtttgctaggacaaggtgggttagaggcttggttcaacaatatgggaggcatgataagcaagtggtaggtatcgcagcatatgcatagcaaaagagcgagcaactagcaagcaaagatagaagtgattttgagggtatggtcatcttgcctgaaatcccgcaaggaagaagaacgagttaatgaagaagacaaacgggcgtagtcgaacgaatcctcacaacacgacgttatcggaaccaacccgaagaagcaacaccgaaaagaagtaaataacatagtaaacaaccatcacataaccatggcatgatgcacaaccaagtatgatgcatgtacagtttaaatatgcatggcatggcaaagtgcacaaacaacactacaagttaagtggagctcaatatggaacgagttgcatattggcgaaacaccacgacaagttatttagttcgatctcgtttatgtacataacaatattaaatgttgtaaaacatggcaagagggtgaagcaaatgaaaactacctatctagtcaagtttaaatgaggccggaaacaccgaacaacaattccggaaactcctcatatgcatatattaggtttggtactgttctgccctaaacaaaattttagagttgttaaacatgcaaagtaagtgaaccatgttaaactagccaaaattctaccccatttacatataaagtttgttaaaatccgagttacggttatttagttatgaattaaatcattttagcaagttatttaagcaaatttaaacaaacaactttttaaacattttaaacatagatgaaaatgacataatatgaaactacacacaattctaagcaattttcatattaagtttgttcaatttagatgcacggttggtgagatattaaatgcatgaagtttagggttttttttaacaaaacagAAAATCCCAGGAATAAAGCTAATTTCGCTGGAACTGGAAAAAAAACACGCACAGGCCGGTTTGCAGCATACCGCAGCAGCCCAAGAGGATTTGGCCCAAGTGGTTGAGTGACTGtttggcaaaaagaaaaaagaaacagggCAGCCTGGGACTCGAACACAGGACCTCCTGATGTGTCTTCGAGGGAACAACCAGTAAGCTAGCTGATCTGCTTGTGGTGGAACATAGTGACAACTCTGAAATAACCTATATGCCAGAACGGATCTAGGAACAGAACGAAGCTTCAGTTATGGAGGAAGTTGCTCACAGCGGGAAAACAGaggccggcggccatggcgattCTGGCCCTTGGCTGGCTGGGTAAGCGGAAGGAGCCGGGCGCCCCTAGCCTTGCGGCCCTTGCGCACACGCGGGCGCTGGCAAGGACGAACGAGGCGCTGGGGAGCCACTGGATCAGCTGCACGCAGCGATACAGAGCAGCGATAGAACTTGGTGCGGCTTCAGCAGGATCGCGGAACAGACGAAGGTCGGGAGGGCAGCAGCGGCTGGACCCGGGCACGAGCGTGGCAGGGTGGGCGGCGCGGATGACGCGGAGATGGTTGGATCCGGGTGGCGAGGCGCTGAAACCCCACTTGGACGAGGCAGGGAAGGCCGGCGACGAGTTTTCTGCACGAGACAGCGACGAGGGAGAGATGAGATACAGAGAGGAGGAAAAacggaggaaggagagggcgcgaCGGGGCTCATCtgctcgggctccgatccagaacGGGCAGGGAGGCAGAGGAGGGTTGGATCGAGGGGAGGCCTCGGTTGgtggggagagatcgagaggataCTTTTTGGATCGGGGGTTTGATGCGGGTTGgtccgggagggatcccgaggaaaaACAGGTGGAGTGGCGGCGCGGTGGGATTGATGGGATAAGACTCCTACGATCTAGGGTTGGACCTTATATTTATAGCTGATGAAATCGGTTTAGGGCGGTTATGTCACTCCGATTACGGAAAAAAAATAGGCTAGGTATCCCAAAagaaaaacggagacgttttgtagatgtttggggatgatccggacacgacggtgacgactgcccgggtcgggtccgggtaagtttcggacgcgcacgagagGTCTATGCGCGGCGCAAAGAGGGGTAGGTTGGGCCTAGGAGGACTGTGGAGAGCGGTTTGGTCTGAGAGGaaaggggagagatgcagcccgacacggtttccggagatcgaaaacgtccgacgttagaccggctatactgccgctatagttatccgttggggcatcaaacgatctccgaatgcgatgaaacttgacaggcggtctatctacactataataagaccacacatcaactctcatcccattctgagaacattttccggccacttataaaatactatttcggacatgccgcgagcgcgtgcaagtgtgtctgggctcagaacggacaacagagagaacgaggaggccaggacggatgcaagtttcgaaaacatgatgatgcaatgcacatgatggcatgatgaaaagcaacacgcaagcaaatgacatggcaacgccggcgaataactggaggacacctggcacaacggtctcggggcgttacatattgGCTgctgtgttggtccatcaccacctcaacaaccagcggccgttgttccgtggctccattccaggccaccttccggcgttgaatcgtaaccgggagagcgggcatttccttctctggaaggactactttgatacaacaaacccgttgttcaaacatcacaaattccgccgtcggttccgtatgagtaggcatgttttcaaccgtattagagagggggtggtcggctatgatgactacttcgagtgcaaagaggatgccgtcggcaagattggtttctccccttatcagaaatgcactgccgccatcaaatgcttgcatacggagtgcccggtgatctcattgacgagtacgtccgtatgagcgagtctacatgcctagagtccctgtataagttctgcaaggttgtgattgctgtgtttggccctgagtattTAAGGGAGCCGACAGCTGaagatacagcccgtttgttggtgatgaatgctagcaggggcttcccgggaatgcttggcagcatagactgcatgcactgggagtagaagaactgcccttctgcttggcaagagCAGTAaaagggacatgtcagggcttgcactgtcatactaaagGCCGTGgcctctcaagatctctggatatgACACTCTTTCTTTGacatggctggatcacacaataatatcaacgtgcttcagcgcctgccggtgtttgctaggcttgccgaaggaaACATCCCatcggtgaactttactgtcaacggccacacCTACGACAAAGGGTATtatctgggtgacggtatctatcctcagtggaccactattgtcaagacaatacccaaccctgtcggagagaaaagaaaaagatttgcccaagagcaagagagtgctagaaaggatgtcgagcgtgcctttggtgttttgcaatctcgatgaggcatcgttcggtatcctgctaatacttggagcacgtagaaactatgggaggtgatgactgcttgtgtgatcatgcacaatatgatcgtagaagacgagcgcccggaacgtctgtacgatcaaggctttcagtttcagggtgagaatgttgtgcctgagcatggagtagcggcaacatttgagcagttcactcagGCCGCGTTCGGACTCCCTCCGCTCCGCGGCTCCGCGTCGGAGCGGAGTGGCTTGCTAGGTATAATACGCAGAGCTGCTAAAAGGGCGCTCCGCCGGCTCCGCTCCGCGGAGAGCGGCCGAACAGGCCCtcagtttcatgaagacatgcgtgattgagaaactcacgtgcaactgcaaaatgatttggttgagtataTGTGGACTTATGTTGGCAACTaatagatgtatcttttttattcgttttgcaaaactatgtgaaacatttttatttttatttggcctgtaactatactatttatttggaCGGACTATTTTATTTGTTAAATTTTCATTCACCATATGTGAGAATGCAATGCAAAATTGAAcggccagccggccacgcctgcatatatgggtcgacgcgttgggcgcgctgccgacccatATGAAAAACAGGGCAAATGCCGGACAGACAGCTAATCTAAACAGACAAAAAACGGACATAATCACCGTGCGTTTAGTCggtccgttggagttgctcttaacgAGCAACGCAAGTCCGTGTCGTAGACGCTCCGCCATGCTCCATTGCCCTGCCCACAAATGAAGACGGGAAAGCACGGGTCGCGACGTAAACAAATGTGGAACTAGTGGATCCTCTGTCCCTGCGATCCGCATTGAAACCGGGCCATGTGGTGGTATCCAACGCGGACGCATGTGATCTCCTACCGCTAGCTTGGCTGGTTCGCACCGTGCCGCCGCTCCTGCCCTGGCTTTTGCCGGCCAGTCAGGTCCTCAAGCCGGTCACTGGCCGATCTGTGGACAGCTTCTatttcctccgtccgaaaatatttaTCATTAAAATAGATAAAAAGAAATATATTTAAAATTAATATATATCTAgatatattttttatttattttgatgacatcTAAATACATTATCTTTTATTCATTTTAAtgataagtattttcagacggaaGAAGTATTTAAGACGAGCAGATAGCGTATCCTAACCGTCAGATAATCAGCCACCTATTTCCGCATTCGCATACCAACGCTGGTTCGGTCATTCAAAGCATGTCCATTCACGCCCTCAACAAGGCCCCAGGCAAGTTTTCGGTTGTTGGTGTAAAAAAATCGACCCAGTCGCGTCTCAAGGGTTTAATTTTCGCCGGCTTGGACTGAAAATGGCGcaggcggacccaacccgaacccggcgcgctgggggcgctcggTTGCgctgggcgaatcgtttttggcatGAAAGAGTCGCGGGccctccttgccagcgactcgtctcgcttctcgccgcttcgtcgtcctcatcgcctcgtttcccgcggcgaatcaatgccaaagctgtcgCGCGCTGCCCCGCCGGTCAGCCTCCGCTATTGATGCCTCACGGACGGCGTGACGACGCGCGTCCCCGCGCATGCCACGCGTAGACGAGGCAGCCATgcgtcgtgatcctcgacagcgacgacgacgaggacgctcccggaccgtccaacccgccgcgccaaccgggggagggttgCAGCAGAGACAGCGGCCGCAGCGGGGGCGACGACGACTGCggctacacgcggttctacagcctcttCGGCATGTAGAATGGCGACGAGCGGCGAGGCGAGGGAGACGACAGGCCTAGTAgtgtgttttttcttttttgtaaaatgttttaaatatgtatGAACTGTCGCCGTGTTTGGTTGAATTTGGTTTGAACTTGCCGAAATATGTATGAACTCGCTGAAAATGATTGAATTTGTGTCATATTTATGCTGCACTTTAACTTTCACAAAATCCGTGGGCGCCGCAACTAAGTGACATTATACCCCAGCGTGCGTTTTGCGCCGGCTCGCCTCATGAAGCGTTTTTTTGCGCCTCCTGAGAGACCAACGGCCGGAGATGCTCTCAATGTTGAAATCTCGGCACTCGTCGAGCGTTTTCTGCACGGCATGTGCAATTTTGTTTACGCGCGCAAATTCCAGCTGGTGGTACGGGCCAGCCGCCCAGCCGTGCCGAAGTCACTGATAGCACCCCGAAAAAGAGAGTACTACTTCTCCACAGAGCAAAACAAATCATCATTAGCATAGAAACAGTTTCTCCTCTCCAGTCCAGTGCACTCCTCACACTTGATAAATCAAAGCGCCGGTAACCATTTGGTTCCGCAAATCCACACCGCTAATAATCAACCAAGAACGCCCGCCCGTGGCACTACCACTCTGCTATCCTAGCACACACGCACCAAAGAAATGAAGAAATGGGGAAACTTCGAGCCAATCCATCAAACAAACGAGCTCAGAACCAGCGCCAGACCGGCTACACTAGACCGCCCTGAGGAGcgcggcgaggacggcgacggcggcgtagaGGGCGACCCCGGCGCgcggcccggcgagcgcggcggagCGGTGGTGCTgcgcggagggcggcggcgacggcggcggcaggttCTGGGACTTGATGGCCAGCCGCATCCCGCCGGGGCAGTAGCCGAAGCTGCAGATGAAGTAGTAGGTCTTGGTCTCGTTGAGCTCGAAGGCGAAGCTGCGGCCCTTGCTGTAGTTGTAGATGGCGTTGCTGGCGTCGCACCGGTTGTACCCGGACTCGTTCACCTCCACCACGTCCGCCTGCCCCGCCGTGTAGTAGAACACTGCATGTGCACAAGACGCCCCGAGTCAGTCAGTCAGtcagccagccggccggccggaGATTAGAGTAATACGGCGgcggagaaagaaagaaagaaagaaagaaaggcctCGCATTTCCTTCCGCGGCCGCGCTCCGGCGACCAGATCTGCTGGCGGCGGCTGGGCTACAGCTCGAGCTCCAAGGCGTAAAGAGTACGTACCGAGCCAGTCGCCCTTGTAGAAGGGCCCGTGCTCCTGCTCCCAGCCGGAGTAGTTGGTGTTGGGCAGCCAGTTGACTTTGATCTTgttcgccgtcgtcgtcgccggcagCGCCGCGCACGCGGCCACCGCCACCAGCACCGCGGCCCACGCAGCCCTCCGCCGCTCCATCACCCTCGCCTCTTCCTCGTCGGACGACGAACCAGGGACAGTGAGATGTGCGCGCTGCTGTTTCCTGCTTCAAAATGGAACGCGCTGGGCGGGGGCAGAGGAGGAAGGTGGtgggatgggatgggatgggaCGGTGGCCGGCCTGACCGCGGTCTTAAAAAGAGGAGAGGGGGCACGTGGGAGCGGATCATATAAATcaggtgagacccgtcctgataaatgacatgtggcattcacaaatcacaaagcatctaatctctcctCCCCTGGTTTCAGGTGAGGGGTGGAgtggatgctttgtgatttgtgaatgtcaTGTGTCATCCATtaggatgggtctcacctgctaatccgtgagacctggtctcatagaattttttTCCCGTGGGAGCGGGGTCCAGGCAGGAGTCTGGAACTCTGGAGGCGGTGTGCCGGGGAGACGCCATCGTGGCCGCCCGTTCGCGGATCCTGCGGTGGTGGGTCGCCGCCGTGCGGTCGGGTGGTGCCTGCGCACGGCGCGGCGCGGTCTCGGCGCACGGTCGCCGGGCCGGTGCGCGCGCATCCGTGGTTGGAGGGGCCGTGCGCCCGTGGGATCTAGATCTACCGTGGTGCGTTCGCCTGTGGTGACTGACTTTGGGGCGGGAGCGTGTGGCCGCCGGCGTCGGTCTGCAACATCGCAACACAGAGCCTGCGCATGGTAGGGTAGGTAGCCACTGGTGGAGTGGTCTGGACGCTTGATAGGCATGGCGGCCATCCCAGCGTATTTCGAAAGTCGATTCGATTTGCTGATTTTCTTCAACACATTGTATACATTACGGACGCAGACGCTCATACATAAGCTTATCCTTGTGAACGCATGTACGCACACCGTGCACCTATGAGCatcttcgaaagactgagccgggaCATTATTTTGAAATTGACGAAGTTGTGACAGACGTCTTCATAGTCGACAGAAAGATCTTCTTCCACTGAACGTGCATCACCGTaaggcctgaaataaattcagaaaaatacgAGCACCGGTGACTTGAACCTTGATGGACTGAGAATGTCACTGTTCTTCTAATCATCCAACCGCATGTTGACAGGTTATAATACGTGTTTTGACTAGCCAAAATCAAGTAACTTCAAGTAGTAACAGAATACAAAAGAACCCATCCTGTTTGAAACTAACGGTCCATTCATTTCCAAATAGGATCGATATTTAGTTTGAAGGTTCACAAAATACAAAACAAGCcaaatatataaaatattcagaattGCTATTCCTACACACAACTTCTATGAAAATTGACGATGTTACGACTCAAGAGTGCCTCGTCATACCGGAGCCCAGTCCAAACAGGCCGGCCCCCTAGGCCGGTTTATGCCCTGGGCTGTCATATCGGCCTATGGGCCCATAGAAAATGAAGACCCGAAGGACATGAGAGTACACGACAAACAAGCTGCCTTCCAAGAGGACTCCTTCGTAACCCTAAAAGTGTATGATCATGTAAACCTAGCCCCTGTTGCCCATATAAGTCGGGGCTAGGCTAGTGGGTATAAACAATAACAATATAGTTACCCAATCAATACAAATGAGTAGGAGGCAGGGATATACCTCCACTTTGACGCCCAGAATCCGAGTAAATCTTCTATGGTTTCCCCTCGGTATACCGCCTAGCCATAGTACCCTATCGAGGGATCTGCCGGAAAATGCTCCGGCAAACATATTGCGGAAATTTTATTTAATGGTCATGTATAGTGTTTTGTGTCTGTTCAGTGCACTGCTTAAACAATGTTTAATCCATGCTTAAAATTAGTGCTAATTTTGATGTTTAATTTATGCCGAAATTCGTGTTGGAGTGAACATTCAGTTAACTGAACTATTCCCGTCGCGTGGGGTTAAATCATGGACAAAATAACGCGTTCTCGATGTCGCTCCGTGAGCGGCCCGAgagcaaaccctagcgccaccactcgTAGACCTTCCGTGGCCTTTCTCCCTCGCCGCCACCGAAGGGCATTATCGGGCAAAGCTCACGTGGCGTCGATGGCGACGGGGCCTTTTTTCCCACTCGCTAGGGCAACAACGGTGCGGGACGTTGAGCTCACGCTGGGCCGGCGTGGGTCGCGAGGTCGATGCCCGACACATGTGCTTTGCATGGGCACGACGCGGGGCACGAGCTGGCGGCCAGGGCATGTTGGTCGCTGTCAGATAGCTCATGTGGCTGCCCTGGGTGCGTCTGGCTGGCCAGGTCGCAATGGCGTGCGGCTGGGCGCTGGTTCGACGCGTCGGGAGGCCCGAGGCTGCGCGTGGACGTCGCTGGCGTGCAGAGCTCTAGGGCATGACGGAGGTGCGGCACATGAGGTGCTGGTGAGGCGGGCATGCTAGATCTGGCCCGTCTATGAGGCAGATGTTCCTGGTGATGGTGCCTCGGGCCTTaaagcatctccagccgcacccccaaCAGGCCCCCAAGGCCCCTTTTTTATCGTCGGCGTGAAAacaacggcccagtcgcgccccagaAGCCTAGTTTTCGCCGGCTATGGCAGAATTTGGCGTCGGCGGACCCAGACCGAATCCGGTGCGCTGGGGGCGCTGGGGCGAAACAATTTTGCGCGCGAAATCCTggtgggcccgccgagtcagcgaccagGCGCGCTCGTCGTTCTCATCGCCTCGGTTTCCcgtggggaatcaatgccaaggctgaaggaaatatgccctataggcaataataaagttgttat encodes the following:
- the LOC123107854 gene encoding lamin-like protein yields the protein MERRRAAWAAVLVAVAACAALPATTTANKIKVNWLPNTNYSGWEQEHGPFYKGDWLVFYYTAGQADVVEVNESGYNRCDASNAIYNYSKGRSFAFELNETKTYYFICSFGYCPGGMRLAIKSQNLPPPSPPPSAQHHRSAALAGPRAGVALYAAVAVLAALLRAV